In Janthinobacterium sp. J1-1, a single genomic region encodes these proteins:
- a CDS encoding 2Fe-2S iron-sulfur cluster-binding protein: protein MPTVTILPQGWQFPASLDTTLLAAAELAGIRLLSSCRNGTCRTCLCHMPQGKVRYTVDWPGVSPDERLDGYILPCVAVAESDVTLQARAVRLRPDHP from the coding sequence ATGCCTACCGTTACCATCCTCCCGCAGGGCTGGCAGTTTCCCGCCAGCCTGGACACCACCCTGCTGGCCGCCGCCGAACTGGCCGGCATCCGCCTGCTCAGTTCCTGCCGCAATGGTACGTGCCGCACCTGCCTGTGCCATATGCCGCAAGGCAAGGTGCGCTACACGGTGGACTGGCCCGGCGTCAGCCCTGACGAGCGCCTGGACGGCTATATTTTGCCTTGCGTGGCGGTGGCGGAAAGCGATGTCACCCTGCAGGCGCGGGCGGTGCGCCTCAGGCCTGACCACCCTTGA
- a CDS encoding LacI family DNA-binding transcriptional regulator produces the protein MPLIVPIPPAPETTVSISAVAAHAGVSVATVSRVMNEHSSVRAPTRDKVLASVAALGYRMNHLARSLRTAESRMLLTMVPDVGNPFYAQIVRGIDTVAREHGYFVLLCDTGADEGRERSYFDLLRMHRADGAICLDPDTVQHALSHESISLPWVACCEFDPAVAVPYVGIDNHRAASDAVAHLLAQGHTRIGLINSDERYLYARQRRQGYLDTLAAAGVQVQAQWMRTVQSLDYEAGTQAALDLMAQKDAPSAIFAVSDTLAIGVLSALRQLNKRVPQDVAVIGFDDIAIAAQIDPGLTTIAQPMRELGETAARLLLQRLADPSARVPGVVLQHNLVLRGSA, from the coding sequence ATGCCGCTCATCGTTCCGATTCCACCTGCGCCGGAGACCACCGTGTCGATCAGCGCCGTCGCCGCCCATGCCGGCGTGTCGGTGGCGACCGTGTCGCGCGTGATGAACGAGCACAGCAGCGTGCGGGCGCCGACGCGCGACAAGGTGCTCGCTTCCGTGGCGGCGCTGGGCTACCGCATGAACCACCTGGCGCGCAGCCTGCGCACGGCCGAGAGCCGCATGCTGCTGACCATGGTGCCCGACGTCGGCAACCCGTTTTATGCGCAGATCGTGCGCGGCATCGATACGGTGGCGCGCGAGCACGGCTATTTCGTGCTGCTGTGCGACACGGGCGCCGACGAGGGCCGCGAACGCTCGTATTTCGATTTGCTGCGCATGCATCGCGCCGACGGCGCCATCTGCCTCGACCCCGATACGGTGCAGCATGCGCTGTCGCATGAATCGATCAGCCTGCCATGGGTGGCCTGCTGCGAATTCGATCCCGCCGTGGCCGTGCCCTATGTCGGCATCGACAACCACCGCGCCGCCTCCGATGCGGTCGCGCATCTGCTGGCGCAGGGGCACACGCGCATCGGCCTGATCAATTCCGACGAGCGCTATCTGTATGCGCGCCAGCGCCGGCAGGGCTACCTGGATACGCTGGCCGCCGCCGGCGTGCAGGTGCAAGCACAATGGATGCGCACCGTGCAAAGCCTGGACTACGAGGCCGGCACGCAGGCGGCGCTGGACCTGATGGCGCAGAAAGATGCGCCGAGCGCCATCTTTGCCGTCTCCGATACGCTGGCCATTGGCGTGCTGAGTGCGCTGCGCCAGCTGAACAAACGCGTACCGCAAGACGTGGCCGTGATCGGCTTCGACGATATCGCGATTGCCGCGCAAATCGATCCTGGCCTCACCACGATTGCGCAGCCGATGCGCGAACTGGGCGAGACGGCCGCGCGCTTGTTGCTGCAGCGCCTGGCCGACCCTTCCGCGCGCGTACCGGGGGTGGTGCTGCAACATAATTTGGTGTTACGGGGGAGTGCATAG
- a CDS encoding glycerophosphodiester phosphodiesterase, which yields MVITRKKNKAAALALLLGMLAGGVQAECLGMKLQAHRGAGNAPENSLSALRNAYFGTWDGVETDLQLLGDGSWVVHHDVLTGRVVDTGQPLPVRQMNAGQWRAASMKNRGVITAETPPFVTDIADLATPFPGKTLNAEIKDVVPSCAPIEGLVSQLRGGIAHGNWFLTSGVPNNLVCARRADPQGYLGLIVFDARNAQAAGANRVSRFIARNARAPKLDKPWLQRVQQQIGMPVGVHVDARSLDANPTLLADAAGLNMPVFVYAVDGDSALAASLLRAQKRSHRWPSGVILDGSGDAFCGMLQ from the coding sequence ATGGTTATCACCCGGAAAAAAAATAAGGCGGCCGCGCTGGCGCTGCTGCTCGGCATGCTGGCCGGCGGCGTACAGGCCGAATGCCTGGGCATGAAGCTGCAGGCCCACCGTGGCGCCGGCAATGCGCCGGAGAATTCCCTGAGCGCCTTGCGCAACGCCTATTTCGGCACCTGGGATGGCGTCGAGACGGACTTGCAGCTGCTGGGCGACGGCAGCTGGGTGGTGCACCACGACGTGCTGACGGGCCGGGTGGTCGATACCGGCCAGCCCTTGCCGGTGCGGCAGATGAACGCCGGGCAATGGCGCGCGGCCAGCATGAAAAACCGCGGCGTGATCACGGCCGAAACGCCGCCCTTCGTGACGGACATCGCCGACCTGGCCACGCCGTTTCCCGGCAAAACCCTGAATGCGGAAATCAAGGACGTGGTGCCCTCGTGCGCGCCGATCGAAGGGCTGGTGAGCCAACTGCGCGGCGGCATCGCGCACGGCAACTGGTTCCTGACCTCGGGCGTGCCGAACAACCTGGTCTGCGCGCGCCGCGCCGATCCGCAGGGCTACCTGGGCCTGATCGTGTTCGACGCGCGCAATGCGCAGGCGGCCGGCGCCAACCGCGTCAGCCGCTTTATCGCCAGGAATGCCCGCGCACCGAAACTCGACAAGCCCTGGCTGCAGCGGGTGCAGCAGCAGATCGGCATGCCGGTCGGCGTGCACGTCGACGCGCGCAGCCTGGACGCCAATCCCACCCTGCTGGCGGACGCGGCCGGCCTGAACATGCCCGTGTTCGTGTATGCGGTCGACGGCGATTCGGCGCTGGCGGCGTCCCTGTTGCGGGCGCAGAAGCGCAGCCATCGCTGGCCCAGCGGCGTCATCCTTGACGGCAGCGGCGATGCGTTTTGCGGCATGCTGCAGTAA
- a CDS encoding sugar ABC transporter ATP-binding protein, whose amino-acid sequence MSVAVRFEAICKDFGPVRVLHGVSFELSPGRVYGLLGENGAGKSTLMKILAGYEAVSEGQLLIDGQPQRFASSRAAEAAGIVLIHQEFNLAEHLTVAQNMFLGHEKTRGWLLDEKAMHEEASRYLKQVGLEVSPATKIRDLIVAEKQLVEIAKALSRRARFLIMDEPTATLTSSETRRLFAVMAQLKADGVTILYISHKLDEVERNTDEVIVMRDGRFVTRELTASLTRQQMANLMVGRELSDMFPAKVPLAPSAPVLLKVDGLCVPGWSNNLSFEVRAGEVLGFAGLVGAGRTESFEALLGLRARSAGTIHLNGKPVNIRTPREAMINGMTYLSEDRKGKGLHVNLGLRENLTMMTMERYAKPWLDLKAEKAALAKAVEDFNIRTGDQGSRARMLSGGNQQKLALAKYLHSDPRVIVLDEPSRGVDVGAKRDIYFLIHRLAAEGRAVIVISSELIELIGLCHRVAVMRAGTLQTTLGAEHLTEEELIAHATGTH is encoded by the coding sequence GTGAGCGTTGCCGTCAGATTTGAAGCGATCTGCAAGGACTTCGGTCCGGTGCGGGTATTGCATGGCGTCAGTTTTGAACTGTCGCCGGGGAGGGTGTATGGCTTGCTTGGCGAAAACGGCGCCGGCAAGTCGACCCTGATGAAAATCCTGGCCGGCTATGAAGCGGTCAGCGAAGGGCAGTTGCTGATCGATGGCCAGCCGCAGCGATTTGCCAGTTCGCGCGCGGCGGAAGCCGCCGGCATCGTGCTGATCCACCAGGAATTCAACCTGGCCGAGCACCTGACGGTGGCGCAGAATATGTTCCTGGGCCATGAAAAAACGCGTGGCTGGCTGCTCGACGAGAAAGCCATGCACGAAGAGGCGTCGCGCTACCTGAAACAGGTGGGGCTGGAGGTGTCGCCTGCCACCAAGATCCGCGACCTGATCGTGGCGGAGAAGCAGCTGGTGGAAATCGCCAAGGCCTTGTCGCGCCGCGCCCGTTTCCTGATCATGGACGAGCCGACCGCCACCCTGACGTCGTCGGAAACCCGGCGCCTGTTCGCGGTGATGGCGCAGCTGAAAGCGGACGGCGTGACCATCCTGTATATCTCGCACAAGCTCGATGAAGTCGAGCGCAATACGGACGAGGTGATCGTCATGCGCGATGGCCGCTTTGTCACGCGTGAGCTGACGGCCAGCCTGACGCGCCAGCAGATGGCGAATTTGATGGTGGGGCGCGAATTGTCGGACATGTTCCCGGCAAAAGTGCCGCTGGCACCAAGCGCGCCGGTACTGCTGAAGGTCGATGGCTTGTGCGTGCCCGGCTGGTCGAACAACCTGTCGTTCGAGGTGCGCGCCGGCGAAGTGCTGGGCTTTGCGGGTCTGGTGGGCGCGGGCCGCACCGAGTCCTTCGAGGCGCTGCTGGGCTTGCGTGCGCGCAGCGCCGGCACGATTCATCTGAACGGCAAACCCGTCAATATCCGCACGCCGCGCGAGGCGATGATCAATGGCATGACCTATCTGAGCGAAGACCGCAAGGGCAAGGGCCTGCATGTCAACCTGGGCCTGCGCGAAAACCTGACCATGATGACGATGGAGCGCTACGCGAAGCCGTGGCTGGACCTGAAAGCGGAAAAGGCGGCATTGGCCAAGGCGGTCGAGGATTTCAATATCCGCACCGGCGACCAGGGCAGCCGCGCGCGCATGCTGTCGGGCGGCAACCAGCAAAAGCTGGCGCTGGCCAAATACCTGCATTCCGATCCGCGCGTGATCGTGCTCGATGAACCGAGCCGTGGCGTGGACGTGGGCGCCAAGCGCGACATCTACTTTTTGATCCATCGCCTGGCCGCCGAAGGGCGCGCCGTGATCGTGATCTCGTCCGAATTGATCGAACTGATCGGCCTGTGCCACCGCGTCGCGGTGATGCGTGCCGGTACTTTACAAACCACGCTCGGCGCCGAGCACCTGACCGAAGAGGAGTTGATTGCTCATGCAACCGGCACGCACTGA
- a CDS encoding caspase family protein, translated as MRRLFLLLLTLVFLQSMAAHAATGKRIALVIGNAAYPQPLLNPVNDARAMAERLRRLGFEVLLRTDINSAQLQKASAEFSIQARGADIALVFYAGHGAQAGEANYVLPIGANMNALSSAAIQSQGVAVASLAGDLQRSGARGAVLILDACRAEYTRGGQQLPVNGSGAASHGFADTSAPRGVVIAYSAGPGALARDFWSPDSRNSPYTSALLDALDAPGLPMGELFSQVASRVATMTHDVQKPRVSFGETSARLVLNMGSGKVTPEPSPAVLAANGNGGTRAPAPDIPAVTASKPAVANGAKVWPGNVLQDINYEIRMQIAARPFPRQQLEKRARTGDLVALTALGYGIGGGDAGVKQPKAGMQWLEKAAAKDFPVAQTYLAELLMVKGDPASLKRAGVLLDAASQAGYSPAHAYKFDLARRTGAPPQEAARHLQDAFMGLMKDYQGAAKDIMQPPKK; from the coding sequence ATGCGCCGTCTTTTCCTGCTGTTGCTGACGCTGGTTTTCCTGCAATCCATGGCTGCGCACGCTGCCACGGGCAAGCGTATCGCGCTGGTGATCGGCAATGCCGCCTATCCCCAGCCACTGTTAAATCCCGTGAACGATGCGCGCGCCATGGCCGAGCGTTTGCGCCGGCTCGGCTTCGAAGTGCTGCTGCGCACCGACATCAATAGCGCGCAGCTGCAAAAAGCCTCGGCCGAATTTTCCATCCAGGCACGCGGCGCCGATATCGCCCTGGTGTTCTATGCCGGTCACGGCGCGCAGGCGGGCGAAGCCAATTACGTGCTGCCGATCGGCGCCAACATGAACGCGCTCAGCAGCGCGGCGATTCAATCGCAGGGCGTCGCGGTGGCCAGCCTGGCAGGCGACCTGCAGCGCAGCGGCGCGCGCGGCGCCGTGCTGATCCTCGACGCCTGCCGCGCGGAATACACGCGCGGCGGCCAGCAACTGCCCGTCAATGGCAGCGGCGCCGCCAGCCACGGCTTTGCCGACACCAGCGCGCCGCGCGGCGTGGTGATCGCCTATTCGGCCGGCCCCGGCGCGCTGGCGCGCGACTTCTGGTCACCCGATTCGCGCAACAGCCCCTATACCAGCGCCCTGCTCGACGCACTCGACGCACCGGGCCTGCCGATGGGCGAACTGTTCTCGCAAGTGGCCTCGCGCGTGGCCACCATGACGCACGACGTGCAAAAGCCGCGCGTGTCATTTGGCGAAACCTCGGCGCGCCTGGTGCTGAACATGGGCAGCGGCAAGGTCACGCCCGAGCCATCGCCGGCCGTGCTGGCGGCCAATGGCAACGGCGGCACGCGCGCACCGGCGCCAGACATCCCTGCGGTCACGGCAAGCAAGCCGGCGGTGGCGAATGGCGCCAAGGTCTGGCCCGGCAATGTGCTGCAAGACATCAACTATGAAATCCGCATGCAGATCGCGGCGCGGCCATTTCCGCGCCAACAGCTGGAAAAACGCGCCCGTACCGGCGACCTGGTGGCGCTGACGGCGCTGGGCTACGGCATCGGCGGCGGAGACGCCGGCGTCAAACAGCCGAAGGCCGGCATGCAGTGGCTGGAAAAAGCGGCCGCGAAAGACTTTCCGGTGGCGCAGACCTACCTGGCCGAACTGCTGATGGTGAAAGGCGACCCGGCCTCGCTGAAACGCGCCGGCGTGCTGCTGGACGCCGCCTCGCAAGCCGGCTACAGCCCCGCGCACGCCTATAAATTCGACCTGGCGCGGCGCACCGGCGCGCCACCGCAGGAAGCGGCGCGCCATCTGCAGGACGCTTTCATGGGCCTGATGAAGGATTACCAGGGCGCGGCCAAGGACATCATGCAGCCACCGAAAAAATAG
- a CDS encoding Gfo/Idh/MocA family oxidoreductase yields the protein MQRRIRLGMVGGGQGAFIGAVHRIAARIDDQYELVAGALSSDPVRARESGQALHIAPERSYSDYRAMAQAEAARADGIEAVAIVTPNYLHAPVATAFLEAGIHVICDKPLAISLAEGKALAALAQEKNLLFALTHTYSGYPLLRHAKAMVEAGEIGELRLVQVEYSQDWLAEAIVAGGMGEGNWHNDPSKAGPGGTLLDVGVHAYHMAQFVSGQTPQQLLAELSTFVPDRTLDDHVQVMLRYANGARGTLWASQVATGCENTVRLRLFGSKAQLDFDQEQPNALWFTPQGGNRQLLRPGRVNSAAAQHATRVPAGHPEGYLEAFAQLYLDAALTIRALQAGEAIPAAARSLPTVIDGVAGLVFAEAVLRSHAAGAQWTSLEG from the coding sequence ATGCAGCGCAGAATACGGCTGGGCATGGTAGGGGGCGGGCAGGGCGCGTTTATCGGCGCCGTGCACCGGATTGCGGCGCGCATCGACGATCAATATGAGCTGGTGGCGGGCGCCCTGTCGTCCGATCCGGTACGTGCGCGAGAGAGTGGCCAGGCGCTGCATATCGCGCCCGAGCGCAGCTACAGCGATTACCGCGCCATGGCGCAGGCCGAGGCCGCGCGTGCCGACGGCATCGAGGCGGTGGCCATCGTCACGCCGAATTACCTGCACGCGCCGGTCGCCACGGCGTTCCTGGAAGCGGGCATTCACGTGATCTGCGACAAGCCGCTGGCCATTTCGCTGGCGGAAGGCAAGGCCCTGGCGGCGCTGGCGCAAGAAAAAAACCTGCTGTTTGCCCTGACCCACACCTACAGCGGCTATCCGCTGCTGCGCCATGCGAAAGCCATGGTCGAGGCGGGCGAGATTGGCGAACTGCGCCTGGTGCAGGTCGAGTATTCGCAGGACTGGCTGGCCGAGGCGATTGTTGCCGGCGGCATGGGGGAGGGCAACTGGCATAACGACCCGTCAAAAGCGGGCCCGGGCGGCACCTTGCTCGACGTCGGCGTGCATGCCTATCACATGGCACAGTTCGTCAGCGGACAGACGCCGCAGCAACTGCTGGCCGAACTGTCGACTTTTGTTCCAGACCGCACCCTGGACGACCATGTGCAGGTGATGCTGCGCTATGCGAACGGCGCCAGGGGCACCTTGTGGGCCAGCCAGGTGGCGACCGGGTGCGAAAACACGGTGCGCCTGCGCCTGTTCGGCAGCAAGGCCCAGCTCGACTTCGACCAGGAACAGCCGAACGCACTGTGGTTCACGCCGCAGGGCGGCAACCGCCAGCTGCTGCGTCCGGGCCGGGTCAATAGCGCCGCCGCGCAGCACGCCACGCGCGTGCCGGCCGGCCATCCGGAAGGCTACCTGGAAGCGTTTGCCCAGCTGTATCTGGATGCCGCGCTCACCATCCGCGCGCTGCAAGCGGGCGAGGCGATTCCCGCGGCGGCGCGGTCACTGCCGACGGTGATCGATGGCGTGGCGGGCCTGGTGTTTGCCGAAGCCGTGCTGCGCAGCCATGCGGCGGGCGCGCAGTGGACCTCCTTGGAAGGTTGA
- a CDS encoding TetR/AcrR family transcriptional regulator, with protein sequence MASPQRLTDRKRVDIVDAAIAEFREHGFDATSMDKIAATAAVSKRTVYNHFPSKDELFSEILQRMWESSVAQPAVPYMADQPLRPQVLALVEQKMVLLCDPAFIDLARVVFGETIHSPARAQAMVARLNEKETGLNIWIRAAQQDGRIKAGETLEVAHLLMSPLKTFAFWPQITLGEPLLAPERQREVGALAVDMFLCYYSVSK encoded by the coding sequence ATGGCCTCACCGCAACGCTTGACCGACCGCAAGCGCGTCGACATCGTCGATGCCGCTATCGCCGAGTTTCGCGAGCACGGTTTTGATGCGACCAGCATGGACAAGATTGCCGCCACGGCCGCTGTTTCCAAGCGCACCGTGTACAACCATTTCCCCAGCAAGGACGAACTGTTCTCGGAAATCCTGCAGCGCATGTGGGAAAGCAGCGTGGCCCAGCCAGCCGTGCCCTATATGGCGGACCAGCCGCTGCGGCCGCAGGTACTGGCACTGGTCGAACAGAAAATGGTGTTGCTGTGCGACCCGGCGTTCATCGACCTGGCGCGCGTGGTGTTTGGCGAGACCATCCATTCGCCGGCGCGCGCCCAGGCCATGGTGGCGCGCCTGAATGAAAAGGAAACCGGCCTGAATATCTGGATCCGCGCGGCCCAGCAGGACGGCCGCATCAAGGCGGGCGAGACGCTGGAAGTGGCGCACCTGTTGATGTCGCCCCTGAAAACCTTTGCCTTCTGGCCGCAGATCACCCTGGGCGAGCCACTGCTGGCCCCGGAGCGCCAGCGCGAAGTGGGCGCGCTCGCCGTCGACATGTTTCTCTGTTATTACAGCGTCAGCAAATAA
- a CDS encoding ABC transporter permease, with translation MQPARTDTTTSSLSQLGARIKGFGPVLGLIALCIAGTLLNGDFATIDNLMNVLTRTAFIGIIAVGMTFVIISGGIDLSVGSMAALIAGCMIYFMNQLAMGMGGDLAPITMLVLGIGMALVLGAGFGLMHGLLISKGNIEPFIVTLGTLGIFRAVLTYLADGGALTLDSTLSDLYSPVYYTSVLGAPIPIWIFLFVAAAGAIILNRTTFGRHVQAIGSNEQVARYAAINVDRVKIATYMLLGVCVGIATVLYVPRLGSATPTTGLLWELEAIAAVVVGGTALKGGEGRIVGTVIGAILLSVISNILNLTSIISVYLNAAVQGVVIIAVAFLQRGRK, from the coding sequence ATGCAACCGGCACGCACTGACACCACCACCAGTTCCTTGTCCCAACTGGGCGCGCGCATCAAGGGCTTTGGTCCCGTGCTGGGCCTGATCGCCCTGTGCATCGCGGGCACCTTGCTCAACGGCGACTTCGCCACCATCGACAACCTGATGAACGTGCTCACGCGCACGGCCTTTATCGGCATTATCGCCGTCGGCATGACCTTCGTGATTATCTCGGGCGGCATCGATCTGTCGGTCGGCTCGATGGCGGCCCTGATCGCCGGCTGCATGATCTATTTCATGAACCAGCTGGCGATGGGCATGGGCGGCGACCTGGCGCCGATCACCATGCTGGTATTGGGAATCGGCATGGCGCTGGTGCTGGGCGCCGGCTTTGGCCTGATGCATGGCTTGTTGATCAGCAAGGGCAATATCGAGCCGTTTATCGTGACCCTGGGCACGCTCGGCATCTTCCGCGCGGTGCTCACTTACCTGGCCGACGGCGGCGCGCTGACGCTGGACTCGACCCTGTCCGACCTGTACAGCCCCGTCTACTACACCAGCGTGCTGGGTGCGCCGATTCCGATCTGGATCTTTCTGTTCGTGGCGGCGGCCGGCGCCATCATCCTCAACCGCACCACGTTTGGCCGCCATGTGCAGGCCATCGGTTCCAACGAGCAGGTGGCGCGCTATGCGGCCATCAATGTCGACCGCGTCAAGATCGCCACCTATATGCTGCTTGGCGTGTGCGTCGGCATCGCCACGGTGCTGTATGTGCCGCGCCTGGGTTCGGCCACGCCGACCACGGGCCTGTTGTGGGAACTCGAAGCGATCGCCGCCGTCGTGGTGGGCGGCACGGCCCTGAAGGGCGGCGAGGGCCGCATCGTCGGCACCGTGATCGGCGCCATCCTGCTGTCCGTGATCAGCAATATCCTGAATTTGACCAGCATTATCAGTGTCTACCTGAATGCCGCAGTGCAAGGTGTGGTGATTATCGCCGTCGCCTTCCTGCAGCGAGGCCGCAAATAA
- a CDS encoding sugar phosphate isomerase/epimerase — protein MKTIQGPAIFLAQFLGDEPPFDTLEHLAQWAAGLGYKGLQLPTAPRLFDLEQAAASQQYCDDVIALLARYGLQVTELSTHLQGQLIAVHPAYDALFDGFAPEHVKGDPAARTAWATQQLLWAATASQRLGLKAHVTFSGALAWPYLYPWPQRPGGLVETAFAELAKRWLPILDAFDAAGVDVCYELHPGEDLHDGVTFERFLAAVKQHPRASILYDPSHFVLQQLDYLAFIDIYHERIKAFHVKDAEFRPNGRQGVYGGYGDWQDRAGRFRSLGDGQIDFKAIFSKMAQYGFPGWAVLEWECCLKHPEDGAAEGARFIRDHIIRVAEHAFDDFAGSAVDQHQINNLLGLKQGD, from the coding sequence ATGAAAACCATCCAGGGCCCGGCCATTTTCCTGGCCCAGTTTCTCGGCGACGAGCCGCCGTTCGATACGCTCGAGCACCTGGCGCAGTGGGCGGCCGGCCTTGGCTACAAGGGCTTGCAGTTGCCGACCGCGCCGCGTCTGTTCGACCTGGAGCAGGCGGCCGCCAGCCAGCAGTATTGCGACGATGTGATCGCGCTGCTGGCCAGGTACGGCTTGCAGGTGACGGAATTGTCGACCCATCTGCAGGGCCAGCTGATCGCGGTGCACCCCGCCTACGATGCGCTGTTCGACGGCTTTGCGCCCGAGCATGTGAAAGGTGATCCGGCCGCGCGCACGGCCTGGGCCACGCAGCAGTTGCTGTGGGCCGCGACCGCTTCGCAGCGCCTGGGTTTGAAAGCGCATGTGACGTTTTCCGGCGCGCTGGCCTGGCCGTATCTGTATCCGTGGCCACAGCGCCCGGGCGGCCTGGTGGAAACGGCGTTTGCCGAGCTGGCCAAGCGCTGGCTGCCGATCCTCGATGCGTTTGACGCGGCCGGCGTCGACGTTTGTTATGAGCTGCATCCGGGCGAAGACCTGCATGACGGCGTGACGTTCGAGCGCTTTCTCGCTGCCGTCAAGCAGCATCCGCGCGCCTCGATTTTGTACGACCCCAGTCACTTCGTGCTGCAGCAGCTCGACTACCTGGCCTTTATCGACATCTATCACGAGCGCATCAAGGCCTTCCATGTAAAAGATGCCGAGTTCCGTCCGAACGGCCGGCAAGGCGTATATGGCGGCTACGGCGACTGGCAGGACCGGGCCGGGCGCTTCCGCTCGCTGGGCGACGGCCAGATCGATTTCAAGGCCATCTTTTCAAAGATGGCGCAGTACGGTTTTCCCGGCTGGGCGGTGCTGGAATGGGAGTGCTGCCTGAAGCATCCGGAAGACGGTGCGGCCGAAGGCGCGCGCTTTATCCGCGACCATATTATCCGTGTGGCGGAACACGCCTTCGATGATTTCGCCGGCAGCGCGGTCGACCAGCATCAGATCAACAACTTGCTGGGCTTGAAACAGGGAGACTGA
- a CDS encoding substrate-binding domain-containing protein gives MQAWAVPMAAQAAEKLVVGVAIPTATHSFTSGIVWWANQAKAELEKAHPGVKVIVKTAATAPEQANQLQDMLTVNKINTLVIFPIESASLTQPVAQVKNKGVYVTVVDRGLTNKESQDAYIAGDNTAFGKLPAEYLAKSLNGKGNIVVLRGMPTTLDNERFDAFNAVMKGHPEIKILDAKYGNWNRDDAFKVMQDYLTRFKQIDAVWAADDDMAIGVQKAIAQAKRTDIKQVFGGAGAKGAVKKIMDGSDPQIVANVSYSPKFMYDAIKLTTEARLKGEKLPANTIIPSVLITRENAKEFYFPKSPF, from the coding sequence ATGCAGGCATGGGCCGTGCCGATGGCGGCGCAGGCCGCCGAAAAACTGGTGGTGGGCGTGGCGATTCCGACCGCCACCCACAGCTTTACGTCGGGCATCGTGTGGTGGGCCAACCAGGCCAAGGCCGAGCTGGAAAAAGCCCATCCTGGCGTGAAGGTCATCGTCAAGACGGCCGCCACCGCGCCCGAGCAGGCGAACCAGTTGCAGGACATGTTGACGGTCAACAAGATCAACACCCTGGTGATTTTCCCGATCGAATCGGCCTCGCTCACGCAGCCGGTGGCGCAGGTGAAAAACAAGGGCGTCTACGTGACCGTGGTCGACCGTGGCCTGACCAACAAGGAATCGCAGGACGCGTATATCGCCGGCGACAACACGGCTTTCGGCAAGTTGCCGGCCGAATACCTGGCGAAAAGCCTGAACGGCAAGGGCAATATCGTGGTGCTGCGCGGCATGCCGACCACGCTCGACAACGAGCGCTTCGACGCCTTCAACGCGGTCATGAAGGGCCACCCGGAGATCAAGATTCTCGATGCCAAATATGGCAACTGGAACCGCGACGATGCCTTCAAGGTCATGCAGGATTATCTGACCCGCTTCAAGCAGATCGACGCCGTCTGGGCGGCCGATGACGACATGGCGATCGGCGTGCAGAAAGCCATCGCGCAAGCCAAGCGCACCGATATCAAGCAGGTATTCGGCGGCGCCGGCGCCAAGGGCGCGGTGAAGAAGATCATGGACGGCTCCGACCCGCAGATCGTCGCCAACGTGTCGTACTCGCCGAAGTTCATGTACGACGCCATCAAGCTGACCACGGAAGCGCGGTTGAAAGGCGAAAAACTGCCGGCCAACACGATCATCCCATCGGTGCTGATCACGCGCGAGAATGCCAAAGAGTTTTACTTTCCAAAGTCGCCGTTTTAA